From one Branchiostoma floridae strain S238N-H82 chromosome 3, Bfl_VNyyK, whole genome shotgun sequence genomic stretch:
- the LOC118412132 gene encoding trichohyalin-like yields the protein MRDSAVLWLILFSLASWSASEVNFQQKDATADSPVPISNHTDDDGTPGTAELQALPTHHPANYRDSHHTDDGLIEHTADNQLWISPNDESFDTKRPDSHAVGKKRSKRRAKKKKKGGKDKKKSKKGGNGGKKSKKEAKGGKGGNKSKKEAKGGGGKDRKRGEGGGKGGKGGRKSKKGKGGEETEGEEPSKRQKKKKKQKSREVEAEEEELEPTEEELETEGEGANGKKGKDDGKKGKGGRKSKKGKGGEETEGEEPSKRQKKKKKQKSREVEAEEEELEPTEEELVEEPYLAQEEQSVAYELSELQERQIEEQEEQDLIQEQLEEQEKMIEEDYGVLQDIEDSLHLEAKNAESLKNDLEEELEYDLENSLGNLEEEGEKEGDKGKRRKKEKEREKKKKKRGKKEKKQRKKEKKELEYDLENSLGNLEEEGEKEDEEGMPVEETAAAEEQQKKSETDKGKRRKKEKKQKKKEKKQRKNEKKVKERKTDERKDAQRKKVKTAKERKAKKNARRKKVETTKERKAKKSPQGIWGAPAKSRNAKFSPRMQKKERKQRKKALGWGLGRGKGGRRDRGQRTKPTGAFGTRQPPETGRVRGGRKNQAGRQGRRPGEVSARRQRIKIPRTRQPKRKKPERTFGRRQRKKPERGRRQRTRPEGTIGRRQRKKPERTFGRRQRTRPEGTIGRRQRKKPERTFGRRQRTRPEGTIGRRQRTRPESTFGRRQRTRPENVPGRHQRTRPESTFGRRQRTRPERTFGRRQRTRPDRTSGRRQRTRPERTFGRRQRTRPDRTSGRRQRTKPRRRQRTRGNNRPSRWPTWP from the exons CAGAAAGACGCGACAGCTGATAGCCCCGTCCCCATCAGTAACCACACCGATGATGACGGCACTCCAGGGACAGCTGAGTTACAAGCGCTTCCTACCCACCATCCAGCAAACTACAGGGACTCACATCATACGGATGACGGACTGATAGAACATA CTGCAGACAATCAATTGTGGATTTCTCCAAACGATGAGTCATTTGATACTAAACGACCGGATTCACACGCCGTCGGGAAGAAGAGGAGCAAAAGAAgagcaaaaaagaaaaaaaagggagGAAAGGATAAAAAGAAAAGCAAGAAGGGAGGAAATGGTGGAAAGAAAAGCAAGAAGGAGGCAAAGGGAGGAAAGGGTGGAAACAAAAGCAAGAAGGAGGCAAAGGGAGGAGgaggaaaagacagaaaacgaggagaaggaggaggaaaaGGAGGAAAGGGTGGAAGGAAAAGCAAGAAGGGAAAAGGAGGCGAGGAAACGGAAGGGGAAGAGCCTTCAAAGaggcaaaagaagaaaaagaagcagAAGAGTCGCGAGGTTGAGGCCGAAGAGGAAGAGTTGGAACCCACTGAAGAGGAGCTTGAAACTGAAGGAGAAGGAGCAAACGGCAAGAAAGGAAAAGATGatggaaagaaaggaaagggTGGAAGAAAAAGCAAGAAGGGAAAAGGAGGCGAGGAAACGGAAGGGGAAGAGCCTTCAAAGaggcaaaagaagaaaaagaagcagAAGAGTCGCGAGGTTGAGGCCGAAGAGGAAGAGTTGGAACCCACTGAAGAGGAGCTAGTCGAGGAACCATATCTTGCACAAGAAGAACAAAGTGTGGCATATGAGCTAAGTGAGTTGCAAGAACGGCAAATTGAGGAACAGGAAGAACAGGACCTTATACAAGAACAGCTTGAAGAACAAGAGAAGATGATTGAGGAAGACTATGGCGTGCTGCAAGACATAGAAGATAGTCTACATCTGGAGGCTAAGAATGCTGAAAGTTTGAAAAACGATCTTGAGGAAGAGCTGGAGTATGATTTAGAGAACAGCCTAGGCAACCTTGAAGAAGAAGGAGAGAAAGAAGGAGACAAGGGGAAACGGAGAAAAAAGGAGAAGGAAcgggaaaaaaagaagaaaaaacggggaaaaaaggagaagaaacagaggaaaaaggagaagaaagagCTGGAGTATGATTTAGAGAACAGCCTAGGCAACCTTGAAGAAGAAGGAgagaaagaagatgaagaaggaaTGCCTGTCGAAGAGACTGCCGCTGCTGAAGAACAACAGAAGAAAAGTGAAACTGACAAGGGGAAACGGagaaaaaaggagaagaaacagaaaaaaaaggagaagaaacagagaaaaaatgagaagaaagtaaaggaaagaaaaacagatgAGAGGAAAGATGCTCAGCGGAAGAAAGTGAAGACCGCGAAGGAACGAAAGGCGAAGAAAAATGCCCGGCGGAAGAAAGTCGAGACCACGAAGGAACGAAAGGCGAAGAAATCTCCCCAGGGAATATGGGGAGCTCCCGCGAAATCTCGCAATGCCAAGTTTTCCCCCAGGATGCAAAAGAAAGAACGAAAGcaaagaaagaaggctttaggATGGGGACTCGGACGGGGGAAAGGTGGCCGGCGAGACAGAGGCCAGCGGACGAAGCCTACAGGTGCTTTTGGTACGCGACAGCCCCCGGAGACAGGTAGAGTGAGAGGAGGCAGAAAGAATCAAGCTGGACGTCAAGGCCGACGCCCCGGAGAAGTTTCTGCCAGGCGTCAGCGCATAAAAATACCTCGGACGAGACAACCGAAGCGCAAGAAGCCCGAACGTACTTTTGGCAGACGACAGCGCAAGAAGCCTGAACGTGGCAGACGACAGCGCACGAGGCCTGAAGGTACCATCGGCAGACGTCAGCGCAAGAAGCCTGAACGTACTTTCGGCAGACGTCAGCGCACGAGGCCTGAAGGTACCATCGGCAGACGTCAGCGCAAGAAGCCTGAACGTACTTTCGGCAGACGCCAGCGCACGAGGCCTGAAGGTACCATCGGCAGACGTCAGCGCACGAGGCCTGAAAGTACTTTCGGCAGACGTCAGCGCACGAGGCCAGAAAATGTTCCCGGCAGACATCAGCGCACGAGGCCTGAAAGTACTTTCGGCAGACGTCAGCGCACGAGGCCTGAACGTACTTTCGGCAGACGACAGCGCACGAGGCCTGACCGTACTTCCGGCAGACGACAGCGCACGAGGCCTGAACGTACTTTCGGCAGACGACAGCGCACGAGGCCTGACCGTACTTCCGGCAGACGACAGCGCACGAAGCCCC